A genomic window from Salvia miltiorrhiza cultivar Shanhuang (shh) chromosome 5, IMPLAD_Smil_shh, whole genome shotgun sequence includes:
- the LOC130985021 gene encoding zinc finger BED domain-containing protein RICESLEEPER 1-like, whose protein sequence is MEITEEAVIVNSSRLKSVVWNDFDRVKKGETFAAICRHCKRILSGSSTSGTSHLRNHLIRCRRRSNHDISQLLTRGKRKQSAVAISNFSYNQSAAKNEMVTVASVNFEQGVKVRNTNGGSLHFDQRRSQLDLARMIIMHGYPLGMVEDVGFKTFLQNLQPLFDFVTVNGIEADCIEIYKKEKQRVYEELDKLPGKVSLSADRWATNGGSEYLCLIAHYVDDSWELKKKILNFLSVDPSQAEDMLSELIMTSLRNWDIDRKLFSLTIDNRVTYDKIVSRIRDQLCQHRFLMCEGQLFDVRCAASTVKLLVQDVLETSHEIIKKVRETIQYIKGSRATQEKFNEIVQLVGINGQKWLSTDNPFQWNSTYAMLEAALEYKEAFPQLQEHDPGFSMCPSSIDWDRLRGITSILKFFHEVSTVFVGRKHVTANSYFAEICDIHLQLIEWCQKSDDFISSLALKLKSKFDDYWKKCSLIMAIAAILDPRFKMKLVEYYYPQIYGDTAPDCIDIVSNCMKALYSGHAIYSPLAAHGQNSSSESNGSVVKDRLSGFDRFLHETSVSQNTKSDLDKYLEEPLFPRSADFSILNWWKVHEPRYPVLSMMARNILGIPISKVALESLFDTGDRALDHCWGAEKSDTLQALMCSQDWMRNEVEDSKTPIFALRSDAN, encoded by the exons ATGGAGATCACAGAAGAGGCAgtgattgtgaattctagtAGATTGAAATCTGTTGTATGGAATGACTTCGACAGAGTTAAAAAAGGTGAAACTTTTGCGGCTATCTGCCGGCATTGTAAAAGAATACTCAGCGGGTCGAGTACCAGTGGAACATCTCACTTGAGAAATCATCTGATCAGGTGTCGTAGGCGTTCGAACCATGATATAAGTCAGTTGTTGACGAGGGGAAAGAGGAAGCAGAGCGCCGTTGCCATTTCCAACTTTAGTTATAATCAATCCGCAGCGAAGAATGAGATGGTAACTGTTGCAAGTGTGAATTTCGAACAAGGGGTAAAAGTTAGAAATACGAATGGAGGAAGCTTACATTTTGATCAGAGGCGGAGTCAGCTAGATCTTGCGCGTATGATTATAATGCACGGATATCCTTTGGGTATGGTTGAGGATGTTGGCTTCAAGACGTTTCTTCAGAACCTCCAACCCTTGTTTGATTTTGTGACAGTTAACGGAATTGAGGCTGATTGTATAGAGATCTATAAGAAGGAGAAGCAAAGAGTGTATGAGGAGTTGGATAAATTACCCGGGAAGGTCAGCCTTAGCGCTGATAGATGGGCTACTAATGGAGGCTCGGAGTATCTATGCTTGATAGCACATTATGTTGATGATTCTTGGGAACTAAAGAAGAAGATTTTGAACTTTTTGTCTGTTGATCCATCTCAAGCAGAAGACATGCTCTCAGAATTGATCATGACAAGTCTTAGGAATTGGGATATTGATCGAAAGTTGTTCTCGTTGACTATTGATAATCGTGTCACATACGATAAAATTGTTAGTAGAATCAGAGACCAACTCTGTCAGCACAGGTTCCTTATGTGTGAAGGACAGTTATTTGATGTAAGATGTGCAGCAAGTACCGTGAAGTTATTGGTCCAAGATGTCCTGGAAACGTCACATGAGATAATCAAAAAAGTTCGGGAAACCATACAGTACATTAAAGGTTCTCGCGCAACACAAGAAAAGTTCAATGAGATAGTGCAGTTAGTTGGTATCAATGGGCAAAAATGGCTGTCCACTGATAATCCATTTCAGTGGAACTCTACATATGCGATGCTTGAAGCTGCTTTAGAGTACAAAGAAGCCTTCCCTCAGCTGCAAGAACATGACCCTGGCTTTTCAATGTGTCCTTCTAGCATAGATTGGGACAGATTGAGGGGCATTACAAGCATCTTGAAGTTCTTTCATGAAGTTTCTACTGTCTTTGTTGGACGCAAACATGTCACTGCAAATTCGTATTTTGCTGAGATTTGTGACATTCATCTACAGTTGATAGAATGGTGCCAGAAGTCAGATGATTTTATCAGCTCTTTGGCATTGAAATTGAAATCAAAATTTGATGATTATTGGAAGAAATGCAGCTTGATTATGGCTATTGCAGCCATCTTAGATCCACGATTCAAGATGAAACTGGTGGAGTATTATTATCCCCAGATCTATGGTGATACTGCTCCTGATTGCATAGACATTGTCTCAAATTGTATGAAAGCTCTTTACAGCGGTCATGCTATCTATTCGCCTTTAGCTGCTCATGGTCAAAACTCATCTTCTGAAAGTAATGGTAGTGTTGTTAAGGACAGACTTAGTGGGTTCGACAGATTTCTCCATGAAACTTCAGTCAGCCAAAATACAAAATCAGACTTAGACAAGTATCTAGAGGAACCACTCTTCCCACGAAGTGCTGATTTTAGTATATTAAACTGGTGGAAAGTTCATGAACCAAGATATCCTGTGCTTTCCATGATGGCCCGCAACATATTGGGGATTCCAATCTCAAAAGTTGCATTGGAGTCCCTATTTGATACTGGAGATAGAGCCCTCGATCATTGTTGGGGTGCTGAGAAGTCTGATACTCTGCAAGCTTTGATGTGTTCTCAAGATTGGATGCGCAATGAAGTGGAAG ATTCCAAAACTCCTATCTTTGCCTTGCGCAGCGATGCAAATTAG
- the LOC130985023 gene encoding HVA22-like protein f has product MGFLGALARNLDALLGPGVMLLYPLYASMRAIESPSPLDDQQWLTYWVLYSFLTLFELSCWKILQWLPFWPYMKLIFCLWLVLPIFNGAAYIYENFVRRYVKVGSYVSSNLPEGQRKVLQMMSLDARKSVERYIDKYGPEAFDRVVKAAEREAKKH; this is encoded by the exons ATGGGTTTTCTTGGAGCCCTTGCAAGAAACTTGGATGCTCTTCTCGG GCCTGGAGTAATGCTTCTATATCCCTT atatgcaTCCATGAGAGCTATTGAGAGCCCATCACCCTTAGATGATCAACAATGGCTGACATATTGGGTTCTCTACTCCTTCCTAACATTGTTCGAGCTCTCATGTTGGAAGATCCTTCAATG GCTTCCTTTCTGGCCGTACATGAAGCTTATATTCTGCTTGTGGCTGGTTCTCCCCATCTTCAACGGCGCAGCTTACATCTACGAGAATTTCGTGAGAAGATACGTTAAAGTTGGGAGCTACGTGAGCTCGAATCTTCCAGAAGGTCAGAGGAAGGTTCTTCAGATGATGAGCCTTGATGCTAGAAAATCAGTTGAGAGATACATCGACAAATATGGCCCCGAAGCCTTCGACAGGGTCGTCAAAGCG GCTGAGAGAGAAGCAAAGAAACACTGA
- the LOC130985022 gene encoding xyloglucan endotransglucosylase/hydrolase protein 24-like encodes MGNVSKTHRNLALLCISMALAATIAAGNFNRDVDITWGDGRAKIVDGGRGLSLSLDQYSGSGFQSKNYYLFGRFDVLMKLAPGNSAGTVTTFFLASEGPSHDEIDFEFLGNSSGEPYTVHTNVYSQGKGDKEQQFRLWFDPSAAFHKYSIVWNPHRIIFMVDDIPMRVFNNEAASGVPFPTSKPMRIICSLWNADDWATQGGRVKTDWSKAPFTAHYRNIGISGRPCGSAAACGSGVDTFSNEAWQTQGLDASGRNRVRWVQQKHMIYNYCTDRPRFPQGIPVECRRSRF; translated from the exons ATGGGCAATGTGTCCAAAACTCATCGGAATTTGGCTCTACTTTGCATTTCAATGGCGTTGGCGGCAACAATTGCAGCTGGAAACTTCAACAGAGACGTCGACATCACCTGGGGCGACGGCCGCGCCAAAATCGTCGACGGCGGCCGTGGCCTGAGCCTCTCACTCGACCAGTATTCCGGCTCCGGTTTCCAGTCGAAGAATTACTACTTGTTCGGGAGATTCGACGTGCTCATGAAGCTCGCTCCGGGAAACTCAGCCGGCACCGTCACCACATTCTTC TTGGCTTCTGAAGGTCCGAGCCACGACGAGATCGATTTCGAGTTTTTGGGGAATTCCAGCGGCGAGCCCTACACGGTTCACACGAACGTTTATTCGCAGGGGAAAGGCGACAAGGAGCAGCAGTTCCGCCTCTGGTTCGATCCCTCCGCCGCCTTCCACAAATACTCCATCGTCTGGAACCCTCACCGCATCAT ATTCATGGTGGACGACATTCCGATGCGAGTGTTCAACAACGAGGCGGCGTCGGGCGTGCCGTTCCCGACGAGCAAGCCGATGCGGATCATCTGCAGCTTGTGGAACGCCGACGACTGGGCGACGCAGGGCGGGCGGGTGAAGACGGATTGGAGCAAAGCTCCGTTCACGGCTCACTACAGGAACATCGGAATCAGCGGCAGGCCCTGCGGCAGCGCGGCGGCGTGTGGATCGGGCGTCGACACCTTCAGCAACGAGGCGTGGCAGACTCAAGGGCTCGACGCCAGTGGCAGAAACAGAGTGAGATGGGTGCAGCAGAAGCATATGATCTACAATTACTGCACTGATCGCCCCAGGTTTCCGCAGGGAATTCCGGTTGAATGCAGGCGATCCAGATTCTGA
- the LOC130985024 gene encoding trafficking protein particle complex II-specific subunit 130 homolog produces MNFLKIFVNMAGKQRDFGGVEKGDDQATRLDPGKKTLAQIFQDDSFREFEFKQYLFACQAKSMLPFCMREVWVITACLALIGATASNYEDGLAAPDAEKEFYLVQGELYTLCHTKVTMQFHKSSFRKLRVYSISLFPCQYKHRECTFTWKLVMKC; encoded by the exons atgaatttcCTGAAGATATTTG TTAATATGGCAGGAAAACAGAGGGACTTTGGAGGAGTGGAGAAGGGAGATGATCAGGCTACACGGCTTGATCCTGGGAAAAAAACATTAGCTCAGATTTTTCAAGATGACTCTTTTAGGGAGTTTGAGTTCAAGCAGTATTTATTTGCTTGTCAAGCTAAG AGTATGTTGCCATTTTGTATGCGTGAAGTCTGGGTAATCACAGCTTGCTTGGCGTTAATCGGTGCAACTGCTTCTAACTATGAAGATGGATTAGCAGCACCTGATGCTGAAAAGGAGTTTTACTTGGTCCAAGGGGAGTTATATACTTTGTGCCATACAAAGGTAACAATGCAATTTCATAAGAGTAGTTTTAGAAAACTGAGAGTGTATAGCATCTCTCTGTTTCCTTGCCAATACAAGCACAGAGAATGTACATTTACCTGGAAGTTGGTCATGAAATGCTGA
- the LOC130985026 gene encoding peptidyl-prolyl cis-trans isomerase PASTICCINO1-like, which produces MAVVEESEPEFKPQKKKPVSEDDKRRKKMPPGSLMKALIRPGAGEETPTEGDQVIYHCTIRTLDGVVVESTRAESGGIGIPKRQVLGKSKIILGLLEGFPTMLKGEVAMFKVKPELHYGEEDCPVSIADGFPKDDELHFEIELIEFSKVKVITEDLGVLKKVEEDGQGWEQPREPYEVKAWISGKSGDGKVIFSHTHGEPFLFTFGKSEIPKGLEMGIGTMTRGEKAVIYVIKDYLTQCPLIPFIDGVAEVHFEVELLHFVQVRDVLGDGRLIKRRLHDGRGEFPMDCPLHDSLLHVHYKGMLLNEEKTVFYDTRVDNNGQPFEFRSGEGLVPEGFEMCTRLMLPGEIASVTCPPDYAYDKFPRPEVPQGAYVQWEIELLDYEKQKDWTGYNFREIMDDVEKIKGTGNRLFKEGKYELAKAKYEHVLREFNHVNPQDDDEGKEFSDTRNLLHLNTAACLLKMGEYRKSIESCNKVLDANPAHVKALYRRGMAYIAVGNFEEARADFSKMTSVDKSSEATANAALLKLKKEEQEIHKRARQQFKGLFDKKPGEISEAGGEDLQEEAPGVSLDADALNDDKEHLLETTAHPPASIWSRLWPSGRKLFATLGLDRCAIL; this is translated from the exons ATGGCCGTGGTCGAGGAATCAGAGCCAGAATTCAAACCACAAAAGAAAAAACCAGTTTCTGAAGATGACAAAAG GAGAAAGAAAATGCCTCCTGGTAGTTTGATGAAGGCTTTGATAAGGCCTGGAGCTGGTGAAGAGACACCAACAGAGGGTGATCAG GTTATATATCACTGTACAATACGGACACTAGACGGGGTTGTTGTTGAGTCGACTCGAGCTGAATCTGGAG GCATTGGTATTCCAAAACGACAGGTATTGGGCAAAAGTAAGATCATATTGGGATTGCTAGAAGGCTTTCCTACAATGTTGAAAGGTGAAGTTGCAATG TTCAAGGTAAAACCTGAGCTGCATTATGGTGAGGAGGATTGCCCTGTTTCTATTGCTGATGGCTTTCCCAAGGATGATGAACTTCATTTTGAGATTGAGTTGATTGAATTCTCTAAAGTCAAG GTCATTACTGAAGATTTAGGTGTCTTAAAGAAG GTAGAGGAAGATGGACAAGGCTGGGAACAACCTAGAGAGCCCTATGAAGTTAAAGCTTG GATATCAGGGAAGTCTGGAGATGGAAAGGTGATCTTTTCTCATACACATGGGGAACCATTTTTGTTCACTTTTGGTAAATCTGAA ATACCAAAGGGTCTTGAGATGGGAATCGGAACAATGACACGAGGAGAAAAAGCAGTAATTTATGTCATTAAGGACTACTTAACTCAATGCCCTCTGATTCCCTTCATTGACGGTGTTGCTGAAGTCCACTTTGAAGTGGAGTTGCTGCATTTTGTTCAG GTCCGTGATGTCCTTGGGGATGGGCGCTTGATAAAACGCCGTTTGCATGACGGAAGAG GTGAATTTCCTATGGATTGCCCCCTTCATGACAGCCTTTTACATGTCCACTACAAGGGAATGCTTCTCAATGAAGAAAAAACTGTTTTCTATGATACGAGAGTTGATAACAATGGTCAGCCTTTTGAGTTCAGATCAGGGGAAGGCCTT GTGCCAGAAGGGTTTGAAATGTGCACAAGATTGATGTTACCTGGAGAGATAGCTTCTGTTACATGCCCCCCAGATTATGCTTACGATAAGTTTCCAAG GCCAGAAGTACCTCAAGGTGCTTATGTGCAATGGGAGATTGAGCTTCTTGATTATGAGAAACAAAAG GACTGGACAGGTTACAACTTTAGAGAAATAATGGATGATGTTGAGAAGATCAAAGGCACG GGTAACAGGCTATTCAAAGAAGGCAAATATGAACTTGCCAAAGCAAAATATGAACAT GTGCTTCGGGAATTTAATCATGTTAATCCTCAAGATGATGATGAGGGAAAAGAATTTTCAGACACAAGA AATTTGTTGCACCTGAACACGGCTGCCTGCTTGCTGAAAATGGGTGAATACAGGAAGTCAATTGAAAGCTGCAACAAG GTATTAGACGCCAACCCAGCTCATGTCAAAGCTCTGTACCGCCGTGGAATGGCATACATTGCTGTTGGTAATTTTGAAGAAGCTAGAGCAGATTTCAGTAAG ATGACGAGCGTTGACAAATCATCAGAAGCAACCGCCAACGCAGCTCTTCTTAAACTGAAAAAGGAGGAGCAG GAAATTCATAAACGAGCTCGTCAACAGTTCAAGGGATTGTTTGACAAGAAACCAGGGGAGATTTCTGAGGCTGGTGGTGAGGATCTGCAAGAAGAGGCTCCCGGCGTAAGCCTCGATGCCGATGCTTTAAACGACGATAAAGAACATCTTCTTGAGACCACTGCTCATCCGCCTGCGAGCATCTGGTCCAGATTATGGCCTAGTGGCAGAAAACTTTTTGCAACTCTTGGATTAGATAGATGTGCCATATTGTGA
- the LOC130985028 gene encoding xyloglucan endotransglucosylase protein 1-like yields the protein MAILSNLSFLSAFLALACFAAADFNRDAEITWGDGRGKILDGGRGLSLSLDQYSGSGFQSRNEHLFGRFDMQLKLVPGNSAGTVTTFFLSSQGAGHDEIDFEFLGNSSGNPYTVHTNVYSQGKGDKEQQFHLWFDPTAAFHTYSIVWNPNRIIFLVDNSPIRVFNNHAGAGVAFPATQAMRVYCSLWNADDWATQGGRVKTDWTKAPFTAYYRNFKIDSCAAGTSCASQELDAKARNRLRWVQQKHMVYNYCADSNRFPQGTSVECKRSRF from the exons atggCAATTCTCTCGAATTTATCATTCCTATCAGCTTTTCTCGCCCTAGCCTGCTTCGCCGCCGCCGATTTCAACCGCGACGCGGAGATCACATGGGGCGACGGCCGCGGCAAGATActcgacggcggccgcggcctctCTCTGTCGCTGGATCAATACTCCGGCTCCGGATTCCAGTCGAGGAATGAGCATCTGTTCGGGCGATTCGATATGCAGCTCAAGCTCGTCCCCGGAAACTCCGCCGGAACCGTCACCACTTTCTTC TTGTCGTCTCAAGGCGCCGGCCACGACGAGATCGACTTCGAGTTTCTGGGGAATTCGAGCGGGAATCCGTACACTGTTCACACTAATGTATACTCGCAAGGGAAAGGCGATAAGGAGCAGCAGTTTCATCTCTGGTTCGATCCCACCGCCGCCTTCCACACCTACTCCATCGTCTGGAATCCCAACAGGATCAT ATTCCTAGTGGATAACAGCCCCATCAGAGTGTTCAACAACCACGCCGGCGCCGGCGTGGCTTTCCCGGCGACGCAGGCGATGCGGGTCTACTGCAGCCTGTGGAACGCCGACGACTGGGCCACGCAGGGCGGCCGCGTGAAGACGGACTGGACCAAGGCTCCCTTCACCGCTTACTACCGGAACTTCAAGATCGATTCGTGCGCGGCCGGAACCTCGTGCGCGAGCCAGGAGCTCGACGCGAAGGCGAGAAACAGGCTCAGGTGGGTTCAGCAGAAACACATGGTTTACAATTACTGCGCAGATTCCAACAGATTCCCTCAGGGAACCTCTGTCGAGTGCAAGCGTTCCAGATTCTGA